In Mixophyes fleayi isolate aMixFle1 chromosome 3, aMixFle1.hap1, whole genome shotgun sequence, the genomic stretch GGTTGTCTCACAGACATCCAGAATACATGTTAATAAAGATCAGCCAAAATGTTAGTACTGAAATGTTTATTAAGCAGACATCTGCATAAGATATACCTTACATGCATCACTATAGTGGTTTTTGATTGTATCACGGACATTCAAATTAAATGTTTCATATAAGCGCCCATGTGACAATCATCAGTGTCCTATAACACATGTATAGTTGAGATATAGTACACTAACAAAGTGATGACAATCTGACGATATCCCCTATTTCGCAAAAGTTTTTTTCAAGGCCTCGAGACTTTAGTGAAACGTGCATCAGCGAGACACGCTCCCCACTTACTCCACTTTATAATATTAGATAAGAGTTGACCATCTTGTGAAATTATACTATTATTGCGCTTGAATATAGATTTGAGGTGGCATAAGACGCCGATAATATATTTGCTATAAAACGCTGAAAACTATCATATTGAGATGTATATGAAGTACACAGTGTGTTTGTCCGGGAAACAAACACTGTGGTATTGATATCCTCACTAATTAGCTTAAGTATATTAAGAACATATGTCCATAGGGGATGCTATTCGAATGCTAATTGAAAGGATCAGCATCGTATCAGTGATTCTAAAAATTATCATATTGGCATCAATAGACAATACACAGTCACTAACATCTCTGCAGACTAGCCGGCATATATTAAGAACACTTACTTATTGGGGATATCATCAGATTGTCAATTGAATTAATCAGCACTTTGTTAGTGTACTATACAGGTGTTATAGGACGCTGCTGATTGTCACATGGGTGCTTATATGAAACATTAAATTTGAATGTCCATGAGTCAAACAAAAACccctatggcagtggttcccaaactgtgtgcctaggctccctggggtgccttggagatctcaaaGGGGTGCCAGGGCCAGTGATTAGCAAGGcggaggactacttggtaattattttggcttaagggtgcattgaactgaaaaagtttggcatCCACTGGGCTAGTGTTTCTTTTTTTGACAGATTTTTATTAGATGAGTTTTCAAATGGATGATTGCAAAAACCTTGGATCATAAGTTCTTGAAAAATGTCTATATGGCTACTTTTTGACTCTAACAGATAATATTTAGATGCAAGTTTGATTCCAGATTTGGATTTGTTCTCATAATTATTGATGATAGCCTGGTCCTCTTTTGCAAAATGTCGTTTGAGTGTAAGTTTTCGAGTGAATTTATTGATATCTATGTATAGTTGGAACCTATCTGAGTTGGAGTAAAGGACTAACCTTTGTCAAGTACCGAGACCTCAGAATGTTTCAAATTATATGTTGATAGGTTAAATATcccattttcttttaaatgagTAGTTAATGTTGTAGATGTCTTCTTTTTTGGAATGAGACCCTCTCAACCCCACCCTGTTTTCCTCATCTTCTACATATCTTCGTTTGAGCAGGGAGGATTCTCTTATATTTTACCTCAAGGGATTTTTTCTGTGTATAAAATTTTCTTTTGGTGTAAGGCCTGtggataaaaaaaatcttcatcaGTATCACCGATTCCCACTTTGTCTAGTATAGAGAACCTATTTCTAGTATGCGTTTCAAACCCAGTATTTCTGGGGAGTTTAGGACTTCTAGCACATCTAGATGTGGAAGTTCGCCAAGGATATGACGGTGTATTTGCCTTTTCTACGGGAGGTTGATATTTTTAATTGTAGGGGCTTTTTTCCAGTTTTTTACAATTTCCTGTTTGTAGTCGCTTTTATCTCTAAAGAATTTTCTTTCTTTGGTTTTAATAACCTCTGTTTCAATCCTATCTAGTTTCTTGTTGAGTACGTGTTCATTGGCTTTAAAGTTTTCCTTGTCTTTGTGCGCTTCCTTTCATATAACATAAATAACTACAATCTCCACTTTACAGCCAAATTTGACCCCCTACAAGTAGAATATCTTGACCTGGTTTTAATGGGTACGGGCAACACAGTCACCACAAAGAATTTCATAAAGACGGTAGACACCAACAGCTACTTACATTTTAATAGCGCACATCAAGAAAAgtggaaaacaaatatttaattttcagtTTCATAGAATAAAAAGAAACTGCAGTAATGAGGAACACGGTAGGGAACAATTACTTATTTATGTAGACAGATTTAAGAAAAGGGGATACCCGAAGGACTTGGTGACAGGTGCAATTGAAAAAACATCAGCCATAAAAAGGGCAGACCTTTTAAGATATACTGAGAAAGAGGATAAGGACATTATCTCATTTGTTACTCAATATAACAGTGGAGAAACTAAAATCAAATCCACTATTTATAAACATTAGGATATTCTAAAGAAAGATCCCATAATGAGCCAAACCAGTAGTCATTTTCGAAAAGAATAAAACTTGAAAGACCTCCTAGCACCAAGTAtgctgaaggaaaaaaaaaagaaaaaaagaaaaatacgtTTCAGTTACCAACCATTAAATGGTTCACCATATGTAGTCATTGCAACATTTGTAAATTTGCCAACCCCTTAAAAGAACCTTCAGTAACTATAATAACAGCAAGGAATATCAGTTTAAATACCCCATGAATTGTCTTactcagcggttcccaaagtgtgcgccgcgactcccaggggtgccgcggccaggttgagaaacaaagaacaaaacaaaacaaaacaaaacaaaaaacaacaacttgccTATCCGGCGGCAGCCGGAACCCAGCGACCTCcgtcctcgcttctcactgaatgtcgggagtgacgtcaaAACGctcaacattcagtgacaaggggcacagagtgtgagagcggaggctgcagagggggcacagagtgtgagagcggaggctgcagagggggcacagagtgtgtgatggatgcacagagtgtgtgatggatgcacagagtgtgtgatggatgcacagagtgtgtgatggatgcacagagtgtgtgatggatgcacagagtgtgtggttatgaaggagggcacagtgtgagttagctgtaaattattctttgacagaaatataattttaaaaatatataaaaatattgttttcctttggatttatgtgtattatttttgcatacaactaaataagtatttctgtcctgacctaaatactgaTTACGCTTTTTTGATCAAACTACTTagaaaacaggactgctcagtaattgttttggaggggtgccttgaaaaaattatggagactctaagggtgccgcaaactgaaaaagtttgggaaccactgcactgtGGTGATGCATGTAAGGTATATCTTATGCAGATATCTGCTTAATAAACATTTCAGTACTAACATTTTGGCTGATCTTTATTAACATGTATTCTGGATGTCTGTGAGACAAACACAACTCAATACAGCAATACAAATAGGAAACCCCCGGTGTGGATTTCTGCAAAGTAAAAATAGCAGTATCAGCAACTAGGCTGAATTATATCAGTAATTTTTATTCACAGGAAATAACATTATAAGGTGTACTCTGTGAATATTAGTATCATCCTTTGGTCAACATTAACATTTTGAATACAGGAGTTTAGGTGACTTGCGTTAGCAGCTATTTGAACTGCTTATTAGTCCTCattcatttccttttttttttttttattacttcgcTAACAGCATTTGAATAGCACAATTTACTTAATGGATatgattttaatgtatatcaataaagcaaatattatgttttatggAAAACACTAAACAAAACCTTTGAGTACCCCGTTAGACACAttttctctcttctctatcaGACTGTTAATATGTTCAATAAGAAGTATAGTCTGACCTTGAAACCGACACACAACATAGCCGACAGTCTTCACCTAAATTCCGAATGGTGCACATCCTGatgtcacttaaaatggcgaccATGACATTGGCGGGTTTAAATCGGGAATGCTGTGTCCCGTCCACAGCCCGTTTAATGTAATCTAAGTCTTAGGGTTAGGCGGCGGGACCCGGCATTTCCACTTTAAAAACGCCAATATCACGGTCTCCATTTtaagtgaaaaatatataaagaaagaaagacaaaaaGGAGTACTAGAGAGAGTTTAGAAACAAGCAATCTTACTAATTGAGAGAATTAAAGTCTTACTGGAAATGGCGGAAAAAGCAGTATGAAGATAATGCAGCCAATTATCCACAGACTGCAAAGACTTGGAGGGCTGAGCAGTAGGACTGGTCCGTGTGTAGCCAACTTTAGAGGCAGCCTAACcgttacaaaatatatttaaaatggtcACACCCATTGTATCTGGAGGAcagacatgatacatttcctattatGAAACAACACAATAAATGTGTTAACTTGTTTCCAAAAAATTGTTATTAGTAGCTATtaccgtttttttgtttttttatgcgtTTGCCAGAAAGAATTAATTTGATTGCTGAATGAAAAATTGTTAAACCAGATGGACGTGGTTTTTTTCAAACTTTACCATGACTGAAATCTACCTTCCTGCAATACTAAATTAGCATGTGATATGTGCAATGTGTGAACAGGGTAATGTAAACAAACCAATAGCCACAACATCTAAATTAAATGATCACTTTCATCCCAGGAACATATTCCACTAGGTTTATTTCTTTTCATTAGGTTTTAATGTATATAATGAAAGAGACATCATGATTTCTTCACTCAATGGGACCTGAGATGGTGGGAGAGGGAGGGTTACTTTAATCCCCCCCCAATCTCTTTATGGTGAAAAAGATGACATTTGATTTGATTGTGATgaataacaaaaaacacacactctTGTTCAGAAAGTTTTATTGACAGCTTAGTGTACCAGTGTTGACAAAAAgtgataatttaaataaaataaaggttttcagTGCTCCAAAAAAGTTAACATGTAAATACAAAATTTCACTACAGTGTGGCTTTTAATCAGTGTCAAACCCCAAAGATTCAAGCTTCCGGTTATAAAAACCTGTACATACTGTAGAATCTATGTGAACAAACTGACAAAAATCCCAATGTCagcatatatattttacaatccaCTGCTTTTACTTCTGTGTGATGGGAAATGAGTTCTGGTCCATCAATTCTCCAACCTTCTCTTGGAGAACAGCAACCAACTCAGCTAAAACAAAAACATGGGTTTCATCCAAGTCCTGGATAATGAATTTTGTTCCTAAAGCATTGGTTTCATCCAAGTATAGGAGAAATTGTTTCATAGCTGGGTCACTGCAAGCAGAAACATTTATCAGAAGACAGTACATTAGGCAGATAGAtagttaaattattattaaaactaACAATGCTAGCAGTGTAACTTTTCTATCACATCCATTTGAGTATGAATCTTACAATACAGACTAGAAGTGCAGAAAACAGCCAGTGTATTGAATATTGGGTAGTTGGCATCTAATACAGTATGTTAAAACAAGAATTTTCACATGCCCACTTGCTCTATTCTGGATTGCAAGTGGTAATATAGATCTTGTGAACCTTATTATAATCACATAAAACCAGGCTACTTGTGTGCTTCACCTAAAACAGCAACTTGTGCTCACCGGTACTTTGTTGCTCCCAGCTCTGGCACTAGGAAGGAGGTGAAGACAAAGAATGGAATAGAGCGAAGTAGCAAGTGGAGTCCAAACACAGAAGAGAACAACACTGGACAAAAACTGGAATGAACAGTCAGGAAGGAAACTAGGAAAAGGAACCAGATATTAAGTCCgatgcagagttggctgcaaaatGGGAGTAACTTACTgtcaaggaaaataaaaaaacatggacCATATTTCCATCCATATGCAGTCACACACATCTCAGGATGTGACCACCTATGCATCAGATTCCACACAAAGTACACTATGCAAACTGCCGTACATCCACTCTGCATCTACGTCTTTGCTAGAAATGTAGAGATCGAAATTCAGGCTACAATAGTTAATATCCAGGCAAGTAGTCAAGGCTGGTGGAAAGCTTCAGTAGTCTGTAAACAGGCAGATAGCCAGGACAAGCAGAATTCAGTACAAAGAATGTcaagtaagggtcccagaacgcCAGCTACACCAACTTATATCTGTTAATGACTATGTGGACAAGCCTCTGTTATACAGCACCAGTCAAAAGGACACCAAGTGATAACATCAGGAACAAGACCTCTAGTACTATAGTCATAGAAGCCAGGAGACTCGAAACAATCATGTGACCACAAATTCAATGTATCCACctgaattatatttatttaataccgTTTTTCATACTGCATTTCATGAAGAGAAAAATTGAGCATGGATTTAAAATATCAGAAAAATCTGTGGctgtttaaataaaatgcaacCGAATCTCTAATGATTAATTTTTTACAAGAAAATACACACAAGTGATAATGTTTTCCACACGACCGGTCAGTGCTGACTAGTCTTTTACGTTGCAGGGGTGATTGTGTGGCACTGCTTTATGCACTTGAGTTGGTCCAATGGGGAAATTTAACTGGCTTGCAATTCCTTTAGGATGTGTTAAATATACTCATATTTTGAGTTTTGGCCATGTGCTCTGCATATCACAAATTTATGCCTTCCAAAATGTCTGGCTTCTATCATGTGGCTCTAATTTTTGGAGGAATTTTCCCAGGATTTGTGATTGAGTAAGTTACAATATAGGGTATAGTTGGGATGCACACCGCAACTCAAATAATTAATCAGCAAACATTTACAACCCAACATTTTGAGAAACAATGGTACCAAGTATTAGtaaaaggggcagattcaattctaaaaaaaaaaaaaaaaaaaaagttgccatGCAGTCTCCCGGAACGGCCAAGGCAAACTTTTTTAGTGAAAGTACCACTCACTTTTTGCCACGTTGTTCCTAAgaataattgaatctgcccctatgaatACTAAAAGTAAATGTGACAATGTCGAACTTACCATTCCACAAGGACTCCCTTGAGAACATTCACCATTTTGTCAGTCAGACACTGTAGAGGCAGTCACTCTTTTTATATCTCCTCTTTATTATTACTATCCTGGCATGAACATATGACTGCTAATGAGATGcagatctaaaataaaaaaagtagtcCTTGCCTTAGAAAATAATGTCTTGgcaatatttataatttatctGAGCAAACTTTTCATTGGAGTTTACTCTCACCTTTCCACTATTAGAATCTCTATTTTAAGCACATATTCCAGCACTGTATTCCTATTTTATAAAGTAAAAACCAAAATCACACTGGTCATATTAATGGAACAGTGGAAGGTAAACCTAATGAAACATGTTCCGTTGGATGGAAGTGATGTATAACTGAAGACCTATTTACTTTTGTTCCCTATATAATTGAACACACATTTGTCACACCATTTAAATGATACTATTATTAAGCTAAGATTACAGAGCAATAAATGAACACATAGATAAAGCAATCAGGTAGCAAAATACTTTAATATGTGCAAAGTCATAGTACAACCATGCACACTGAAAAGGATGGATGGCAATTTATCAGACATACTAGAAAATCTGGCCAGTTGATGATCACAATTTGAATATGCAGTCATCGGCTTGCCAGACAGACTGGCACCCATGTGATCCTGTTACTCTTACTGATCAAAGAACAAAGCAATTTAGCTcattatgggcccgattcattaagacacgcaaaacaaacgtaatgtgcgttttgtttaaaaaaacacatgtaatttAGGCACatacacatccatattcaactacaagtggatctgaagaaacatctcttgttgaatacaggtctaggtacgctctatAGATATGACACTTGCTATATGGAGACAGAAACAGCCCACTGCggggatatgtacaatacatatgtggattataaagtcccagcagaacacacagaataaaaaaaatcaattatggccacctgttaataatatagtgatTAAAGCATAAagtaaaagaaattaaaatgttttatttttccatgaaatacatttatcatgataatATTAATGGTTACTGTACATAAAGTATTTTCAcagttgcaaacacatattctagcatacatatgtgacagtcatcactatcactcagcatttacaccacctgtagctggtgcaaatgacacGACAGAAAGTCACATACCAGTGTGATGCCCAAAGCTTCAATCGACACTGCAGTGCGCCCTCAAGCTTTgcacgcccttaatgtacattgactacatgcatacgccccatcccctccccattccgcctgaaatcataggctgtcgtaagtgtcctttgctttcAAAAATGAACTGGATGTCCTTGTGTTCACAGGCATATAgtcagtttctgggcatgtgcagtgcaatttaacgcaaaatatggcatgtatcagcatttacattccttaatgaattaggcccaatgtgTGCGGATAAACTGGACAATGATCTGGTCAACCAGGCAGAATGGTGGGATCTGAATGTGACAAGCCTGGATAGAACTTAAACATTAAGCTTtggaggaaggaaaaaaaaacaaaacacgaacATTTCAGATACATTGCAAAATGTGATACCTTGCCTAGTGTTTCTTGATGAAGATTAAGTCCACTCCACTGCCTTCTGTTGTACCCTCATCCACCACTCTTAGTAATAACCGATCAGGTGTCATTTTCAGAGTGCTCTTTCCATTGGTAATTGTTTGGATACAAGAACCTAAATGTGTCACAGAGCACTTGGCTGGTTTTATATAAAATACCAACACAGAAAGCTTTACAATCAAAAGGTAAAAAGTCATTACTTGCTTTCAATAATAGTCTATGCTGACTTAAATTAACTTTAAAACTGCCAAAGTACCCTCACAATAATCTACATCTTAGAAAAACTTTCCTGGGCAGAAAAAGTAAAGAGCTTTAATTTATGCCATTTATAAATAAGGACAATGAAACCATAATCTAACTAATAATCTAGCGGACAAGATATTATTTGTGTGTCTAAACATACGTCTTTGCAagctttatttttgtattaatcCCTGGTGAAAGAATAGCATGCGGTCAATAAAAATGAACAGAGAATGTAGTTCTAAAGCTCTGGTTTTAGCCTCAATGGTTTCTAAAATAACAGGTCACAATAATAAATTTGAGTAGTAAAATACACAAACAACTGTGCAATTAGTGGGTATTCAAGCCCCTATACGAAGCCATGAatcaaaacaaaatcaacaaGAACAATGGCTGccataaaaaacaaaactgagatatcttaaaaaaactaaataataaaGACAAGCTAAAACAACTACTcacatacaatattaaaaaataaacaatgaaatgaTACATTTACTTGGAAAAGAAATAAGCAAAACTGGgggtagaaaaataaaaacaatgctgGTAATGAAGATGATGTCTTAGGTGGCGAACACATTACTCAACTATCACTTTCAGAAGCTAAACTAGGTAAAAATGTGAAAGTGTAATATTCAGACGAGAAAAATATAGAATGACTGTTTAAATGTGCTAGATAATTTTTGAAGTTATGCAGGGAGATGTAAAGGACAATCACTACTCTTAGTTTGTAATAAGGCActatcaaatatttaaaaatatttcaaaaaacAGATATAATCTATATTAATGCTTTTA encodes the following:
- the GTF2H5 gene encoding general transcription factor IIH subunit 5; translated protein: MVNVLKGVLVECDPAMKQFLLYLDETNALGTKFIIQDLDETHVFVLAELVAVLQEKVGELMDQNSFPITQK